A stretch of Gossypium hirsutum isolate 1008001.06 chromosome A06, Gossypium_hirsutum_v2.1, whole genome shotgun sequence DNA encodes these proteins:
- the LOC107962471 gene encoding membrane-anchored ubiquitin-fold protein 6: MAGEDLVELKFRLADGTDIGPTKHTPDTTVASLKEKILAQWPKDKENCPKTIQDVKLINAGKILENNKTLAESTLPVGELPGGVITMHLVLRLPLSDKNNEKQQDDSPKKSSCSCTIL, from the exons ATGGCTGGTGAAGATTTAGTGGAGCTCAAATTCAGGCTTGCAGATGGAACAGATATTGGTCCAACCAAGCATACTCCAGATACAACTGTTGCATCTCTCAAAGAGAAAATACTTGCTCAGTGGCCTAAAG ACAAAGAAAATTGCCCAAAGACAATACAGGATGTGAAGCTAATTAATGCTGGAAAGATACTTGAAAACAACAAGACACTTGCTGAGTCCACACTTCCAGTTGGTGAACTTCCAGGAGGTGTAATTACAATGCATCTCGTTCTACGCCTTCCTTTGTCAGACAAAAACAATG AGAAACAACAGGATGATTCTCCAAAGAAAAGTAGCTGTTCATGCACAATATTGTAG